CGCAATCCATACCTGCAAGATCCACAACGTTTTGTGCAAAACCCCGCTTTTCGGGACCATATTTTTTTGGATGCGCAAAAGTTTGCAGAATATTTATGCAACCCATGGAGTGAACCATTCCATGAAAATGCCTACGCAACATCATCTTTGTTGCGGCTGCGGATGTTGAATGAACTGTTTCACGAGTCGGTTCCGGTTATTCTTCACGAAGATGATTTGAACGCCATGTATTTTTCAATCGAGAATCGTTCACCGTTTCTTGATCGGAAGCTGTTTGAAACAGCGCTTGAAATTCCCATCAGGCACATGATTCGCAACGGTTCGGCCAAGGCTGTGCTGCGGGAATCCATGCGCGGCATCGTACCTGACAGGATTTTGGATAGTCGCAGAAAAGTTGGATTCAACGCGCCGTTGTTTTCTTTTTTGGATAGAAAAGATCCTGCAACCCGACGTTGGTTGTTGAGCGATAGTGAAATATTCAACCATGTCAAGAGAGATCGCATCGAGAAATTCCTTGACCGCGATCAATTGCCTAACAGCGAGAGCAAGTTTTTGTTTTACTTTATCAGTGTAAAAATGTTTCTGGAAGAGGTTGCATGATGCGCTGGTGCCAACGATGTGTGCTCCCCGACACGCGACCCAACCTGGTCATAGGCGCCGATGGGGTTTGCAACGCCTGTAAAAATCACGGCACCAAGAAGGTGATTGATTGGGAAGCGCGTGAGCGTTTGTGGCAACAGGTGGTGGCAAACGCCAAACACCGCAGTACAGGTTACGATTGTCTGATTCCGGTCAGTGGCGGCAAAGACAGCACATGGCAAGTTGTCAAGTGCTTGGAATACGGACTGAATCCTCTTGCATTCACCTGGAAGACACCAGCCAGGACAGCATTGGGCAGACGCAATCTGGAGAACCTTGTTTCCCTCGGCGTCGATCACATGGACTATCAGGTCAACCCCAAGGTAGAGAAGCGATTTCTGCGTGAGAGCCTTGCACGCTATGGTTCCACGGCCATTCCCATGCATATGGCCATTTTCAACATGCCTCTGACCTTGGCGGTTCGTTATGCCATTCCTCTGATCGTTTGGGGAGAAAATTCCGCTTTTGAATACGGTGGCAGCGAGGAAGAAAGCACCGGTTTCAAATTGGATCGTGCATGGATGCAAAAGTTTGGCGTCACCCACGGAACCACGGCTCAGGATTGGGTCCAATTCGGTTTCGACAGAAAAGCCATGCTCCCCTATTTTGGACCTGCACCTGAAGAGTTGGCAGCCCGGGATGTGTTGGCTGTTTTTCTGGGGTATTATTTTCCCTGGGATGTTGAAATCAGTTTAAAAACGGCTTGTGAACATGGTTTCCAGGTGCGCGTCGATGGACCAAAAACAGGGTATTACAATTATGCCGACATCGACGATGATTTCATTTCCATTCACCATTTTTTAAAGTGGTACAAATTTGGTTTTACGCGCTTATTCGATAATCTTTCCCTTGAAATTCGCCATGGTCGCATGACCCGGGAGCGTGCTATCGATATCATCAAGCAGCAAGGTGCAGAACCTCCCCATGACGATATCGCCCTTTTTTGTGCCTTTGTGGGGATGACGCAAGATCAATTTTTTCAGGTGATTGAGCCCTTCCGCAACTTGGCCATTTGGCATGTTGACCAGGGTGTCTGGAAGATTCGTGACTTTCTTATGGAAGATTGGAACTGGAAGTGAAATTTATCCCTACAGATCCACCCAGACGTTTCAAGGCGACCGGAGCCGGCCTGACCATCGAGTTGTCTGATTGCGGACGGATGGCTCTGGAGCCGAATGAACAAGTAACCTTTGTTGCCAACAATGGCGGAGAATATGATGTGGCCCGCAAATCCTGGGGCTATTATGCCACGCCATCCACCAATGGGCGGCTGGCGCGATTTGGTTTCAAAACGGCACTGGTGTTGAATGCCAAGGGCCAACTCTTCGTCATGTTGGTGGAGCAGGGCGGCGAGGAAGATTTCAATGACTACATCAGGGAAGACCGTCAGAGGGTCTTGTGCTGGTTGGATGATGACCGGGAGATTGAACAATTGAAAAATTTATTTGGTGAAGAGCATGGGCAACCCGCAAAATGAACGACCCTGGATGGCAGACCATCTCTGCCCCATGTGCCGTGGTCGGGAATTACAGCACAAGTTTACCTATGATGCACCATCGCCTGGGGAGATCGTCTTTGATTTCATGCGTGGTGTTCCTTATCGGCGCGAGTTGAAATCCTGCCGATGGTGTCGTCATGTGGTGGAGTGGATCGAACAGGACCAGTCGGCTCTGTACTCAGGCGGCGATTATGTCACGGCCACCTATGGAGACAAGGAGGGGCTGAAGCGCGCCTTTGACAAAATTGTTGCCCTTCCCCCGGAAAAATCAGACAACACCGGTCGGGTCAGGTATGTTCTTGAATTCATGAGACGCCGCTTGGCGTCTTCTCAGGGAAACACGATGCAGCCCAAAATACTGGACGTGGGTTCAGGGTTGGGAGTCTTCCTGCATGCCATGAAAAAAGCCGGGTGGCGGTGCCGTGCTGTGGATATGGACCAACGGCAGGTGGATCACCTGAATCAGGTCGTTGGCGTCCACGCCATTCTGGGAGATGCAGTACTGGCTCAGGGGTTGGGTCAGTTCAATCTTGTTTCCTTCAACAAAGTTTTGGAGCATGTTGCCAACCCTGTTGAATTGTTGTCGGGGGTAGCGTGTTTGCTCGAAACGGACGGAGTGGTTTATGTTGAGTTGCCGGATGCAGAGGGGGCTGAAAAGGAAGGGTTTCATAGAGAGGAGTTTTTCCTTGGGCATATACATGTGTTCAGTTTCGCGTCATTTTCCCATTTGGCAATGCGCGCAGGGTACCGGATGATATCGCTGGAGCGTTTGCGGGAACCAAGTGGCAAGTATACTTTGCGTGGTTTTATGGCTATAAGTGCATAGTTATTGCTCGGTTTGGGGATTGGATATGGATACGTCAGATTTGTTATCTAAAACAGAGTTTGTGTCAAGGCGGTTTTTTGAGGATGTTCAAATTGCTCGATTTGGAGATCGGTATGTCAAGTACAGGTCTGACTTTAAAAAGGCGATGAATCTGGAGTTTGTTACAGACTTCCCTTTATATATTATGTTGGAGCAAACTTTCAAGTGTAATCTTGGATGCGTAGGGTGCATCCAAGGAAACAAAAATGATAGAGAGAAATATGCGACCGAAACGATGTCAGATTTGTTGTTTGATAAAATCATAGACGAATCTGGTTGCCATAATCTTTGTTCAATTGCAATGCACTCTACAGACGAACCTTTATTGGTCAATAGACTATCAAAAAGGATTGAATTGGCTCGCCAGGCGGGAGTTATGGATATTATTTTGACTACCAACGGCAATCTGTTGACCAGAAATAAGTCTGAGGATATTCTGAATGCTGGCGTGACGCACATTTTATTCAGCTTGGATGCATATACAGTTGATACCTACAACAAAGTGAGACCCGGAGGTGATTTTGATAAGGTGTTGAATGCAATAAAATATATTCGTGAAATCAGAGGAAACAAGGCGATTCCGTTGCTGAGAGCCTCTTTTGTGGAGAGCTCACTCAATAAGCATGAAAAAAAAGGGTTTGTTGATTTTTTTAGAGATATTGTTGATTTTGTGGAGATCCAAGCTTTTAGTGCGTATGGAAACGACTCAAAGACCCTTGCTCCAGAGGACTCCCTCTTCCTGGATCCGAATGAATACTCATGTTCTATGCCTTTTACTCGCGTCATTATACGAGGAAACGGGGATGTGTTGCCATGTTGCAGTTTTTATAGTTACGATATCGTTCTCGGAAATATCAATACAGAAAGCATAAAAAATATTTGGAGAGGCGACAAGATGAATTCTCTTCGAGCGGACTGCAAAAATCGTTCATATAGCGACCCGACATGCCGGTTGTGCATATCAAGCACGGTTGATTTGACAGGGTGATTTTGATTTAACGTAAAAATGTGGTTATTAGAATTTTTAAAAAAGGCTTGATAATGAATCAAGATGGTCCAGCTAAAGATGTTCAGTCTGCATCAATAATGATCCGTGCTGGAAACGTGAGAGAACCGGATCAATCACATGGAATGCATCGTATTTTTGTTGAAATTGGACCATGTGATCCTTCCTGTCGTTATAAAGGTGCTCCGTCTGAATATCTTTCCGGAATGAATTACAAGGAAACTAACCAGTTTGTTGACTCGATGAGTCGTATGTTCGTAAACAGCCAGACACTGTCTCGTTTTTCTATTTATGATCGAGCATCCATGTGGCAGTTTGTCCCGTCCTATATTTGGCCTGAAGTGTTTTTAGCTATTGAACTCATAAAAATTGTTAAGCCTGTTATTAAAAAGATGCAACCCGGCTTGATTTTTGTTGAACCCCCTGCTGACGATGGTGCACCCATCTGGGTGGGCGCCATGCAGGGGATTGCCGACTCTTTAGAGATTCCCATGCGCGTGATCGGCCAAAATTTTCAATTGCAAAATCGTTTCTATAATAGACCTGACCTGG
This sequence is a window from Magnetococcales bacterium. Protein-coding genes within it:
- a CDS encoding N-acetyl sugar amidotransferase is translated as MRWCQRCVLPDTRPNLVIGADGVCNACKNHGTKKVIDWEARERLWQQVVANAKHRSTGYDCLIPVSGGKDSTWQVVKCLEYGLNPLAFTWKTPARTALGRRNLENLVSLGVDHMDYQVNPKVEKRFLRESLARYGSTAIPMHMAIFNMPLTLAVRYAIPLIVWGENSAFEYGGSEEESTGFKLDRAWMQKFGVTHGTTAQDWVQFGFDRKAMLPYFGPAPEELAARDVLAVFLGYYFPWDVEISLKTACEHGFQVRVDGPKTGYYNYADIDDDFISIHHFLKWYKFGFTRLFDNLSLEIRHGRMTRERAIDIIKQQGAEPPHDDIALFCAFVGMTQDQFFQVIEPFRNLAIWHVDQGVWKIRDFLMEDWNWK
- a CDS encoding class I SAM-dependent methyltransferase — its product is MADHLCPMCRGRELQHKFTYDAPSPGEIVFDFMRGVPYRRELKSCRWCRHVVEWIEQDQSALYSGGDYVTATYGDKEGLKRAFDKIVALPPEKSDNTGRVRYVLEFMRRRLASSQGNTMQPKILDVGSGLGVFLHAMKKAGWRCRAVDMDQRQVDHLNQVVGVHAILGDAVLAQGLGQFNLVSFNKVLEHVANPVELLSGVACLLETDGVVYVELPDAEGAEKEGFHREEFFLGHIHVFSFASFSHLAMRAGYRMISLERLREPSGKYTLRGFMAISA
- a CDS encoding SPASM domain-containing protein, whose translation is MDTSDLLSKTEFVSRRFFEDVQIARFGDRYVKYRSDFKKAMNLEFVTDFPLYIMLEQTFKCNLGCVGCIQGNKNDREKYATETMSDLLFDKIIDESGCHNLCSIAMHSTDEPLLVNRLSKRIELARQAGVMDIILTTNGNLLTRNKSEDILNAGVTHILFSLDAYTVDTYNKVRPGGDFDKVLNAIKYIREIRGNKAIPLLRASFVESSLNKHEKKGFVDFFRDIVDFVEIQAFSAYGNDSKTLAPEDSLFLDPNEYSCSMPFTRVIIRGNGDVLPCCSFYSYDIVLGNINTESIKNIWRGDKMNSLRADCKNRSYSDPTCRLCISSTVDLTG